In one Lolium rigidum isolate FL_2022 chromosome 3, APGP_CSIRO_Lrig_0.1, whole genome shotgun sequence genomic region, the following are encoded:
- the LOC124695170 gene encoding aquaporin NIP4-1-like, with the protein MDLDKMTDGERVAAANGQDLEQARRGVELPPSAVHGTNRLAIGNLIRELVLEGVATFLVVFWSCTAAVMQETRHALSFPTVCLVVGLTVAFVLGWMGPAHLNPAVTVTFAAFRYFPWRKLPLYAAAQLGASVLACLSVNGVMRTSEEHFYGTVPRPPGAGVRLPFLLELLASAVLMIVIATVARSSASKAVGGMAIGAAVGTLGLVIGPVSGGSMNPVRSLGPAIVFGRYTHIWIYVVAPVAGMLLGALLNLAVRQSDAIVGFLCGGRGTSSRVVVIARPVGGAPGSN; encoded by the exons ATGGATCTTGACAAGATGACCGACGGCGAGCgcgtcgccgcggcgaacgggcaGGACCTTGAGCAGGCTCGTCGTGGCGTGGAGTTGCCGCCGTCCGCCGTCCATGGCACCAACCGTCTCGCCATTGGCAATCTCATACGGGAG CTGGTGCTGGAGGGCGTGGCGACGTTCCTGGTGGTGTTCTGGTCGTGCACGGCGGCGGTGATGCAGGAGACGCGCCACGCGCTCTCGTTCCCGACGGTGTGCCTCGTCGTCGGCCTCACCGTCGCCTTCGTGCTGGGCTGGATGGGCCCGGCGCACCTCAACCCAGCCGTCACCGTCACCTTCGCCGCCTTCCGCTACTTCCCCTGGCGCAAGCTCCCGCTCTACGCCGCGGCTCAGCTCGGCGCCTCCGTGCTCGCCTGCCTCTCCGTGAACGGCGTCATGCGGACGAGCGAGGAGCACTTCTACGGCACCGTGCCCAGGCCGCCGGGCGCCGGCGTGCGGCTGCCGTTCCTCCTGGAGCTCCTCGCCTCCGCCGTGCTCATGATCGTCATCGCCACCGTCGCCAGAAGCTCCGCC AGCAAGGCGGTGGGAGGGATGGCCATTGGAGCGGCGGTGGGGACGCTGGGGCTGGTGATCGGGCCGGTGTCGGGAGGGTCGATGAACCCGGTGAGGAGCCTGGGCCCGGCGATCGTCTTCGGGAGGTACACCCACATCTGGATCTACGTCGTCGCCCCCGTCGCCGGCATGCTGCTCGGCGCGCTCTTAAACTTGGCCGTCCGGCAGTCCGATGCGATCGTTGGTTTCCTTTGTGGCGGCAGAGGAACGTCAAGCAGGGTCGTCGTCATCGCTCGCCCCGTCGGTGGAGCGCCTGGGTCCAACTAG